The following coding sequences are from one Oryzisolibacter sp. LB2S window:
- a CDS encoding PepSY domain-containing protein — protein sequence MQAKTLKTWTWVHKWSSLVCTVFMLLLCITGLPLIFHHELGHLLGTEVEAPAMPADTPRVSLDRVLEVARAEHPDRVVQFASQSDDDPHLWFVTMTPTPAPTDDFRSVVIDARTGAVLGQPRFDQGFMWVMFKLHVDLFAGLAGKLFLGFMGLLLLVAIVSGAVLYSPFMRKLDFGTVRRERTTRLKWLDLHNLLGVVTLVWLFVVGGTGMINTWADLLIKYWQYDQLSGLLAPYQGQPTVPVAERASVQQGLDVALAQAPDTQLSFIAFPGTAFSSPHHHTFFLRGSEAFTSRLLQPVLIDAQTNAVTAAPHLPWYLTALLVSQPLHFGDYGGRIMQIVWAVLDILSIIVLGSGLYLWLAKRPESARQAIKQSTPDEGTVTP from the coding sequence ATGCAAGCCAAGACCCTCAAGACCTGGACCTGGGTGCACAAGTGGAGCAGCCTGGTCTGCACCGTGTTCATGCTGCTCCTGTGCATCACCGGCCTGCCGCTGATCTTTCACCACGAGCTCGGCCACCTGCTGGGCACCGAGGTCGAGGCGCCCGCCATGCCGGCCGACACGCCGCGCGTGAGCCTGGACCGCGTGCTGGAGGTGGCGCGTGCCGAGCACCCCGACCGCGTGGTGCAGTTCGCCTCGCAGTCCGACGACGACCCCCACCTGTGGTTCGTCACCATGACGCCCACGCCCGCGCCCACCGATGATTTCCGCTCCGTCGTCATCGATGCGCGCACCGGCGCCGTGCTGGGCCAGCCGCGTTTTGACCAGGGCTTCATGTGGGTCATGTTCAAGCTGCACGTGGACCTGTTCGCAGGCCTGGCCGGCAAGCTGTTCCTGGGCTTCATGGGCTTGTTGCTGCTGGTGGCCATCGTGAGCGGTGCCGTGCTCTACAGCCCGTTCATGCGCAAGCTGGACTTTGGCACCGTGCGCCGCGAGCGCACCACGCGCCTCAAATGGCTGGACCTGCACAACCTGCTGGGCGTGGTCACGCTGGTGTGGCTGTTCGTGGTCGGCGGCACGGGCATGATCAACACGTGGGCCGACCTGCTCATCAAGTACTGGCAGTACGACCAGTTGAGCGGCCTGCTCGCGCCCTACCAGGGCCAGCCCACCGTGCCGGTGGCTGAGCGCGCCTCGGTGCAGCAGGGGCTTGATGTGGCCCTGGCACAGGCGCCGGACACGCAGCTGTCCTTCATCGCCTTCCCCGGCACGGCGTTCTCCAGCCCGCACCACCACACCTTCTTCCTGCGCGGCAGCGAGGCCTTCACCTCGCGCCTGCTGCAGCCCGTGCTGATCGACGCCCAGACCAACGCCGTCACGGCCGCACCGCACCTGCCCTGGTACCTGACGGCGCTACTCGTGTCGCAGCCGCTGCACTTTGGCGACTATGGCGGGCGCATCATGCAGATCGTCTGGGCGGTGCTGGACATTCTCTCCATCATCGTGCTGGGCAGCGGCCTGTACCTGTGGCTGGCCAAGCGGCCCGAAAGCGCACGCCAGGCGATCAAGCAATCCACTCCCGACGAAGGAACGGTCACCCCATGA